A genomic region of Torulaspora delbrueckii CBS 1146 chromosome 7, complete genome contains the following coding sequences:
- the PBI1 gene encoding Pbi1p (similar to Saccharomyces cerevisiae YPL272C; ancestral locus Anc_6.8) encodes MSFRSLGGFEKKILSQSLEGHRNGVVFGAMYSTTPEEWSDDATLLTYKDSRLNLSLLSRTLAKMISDHVELFTTINEKLEFAPVKEIKAEEVINAVTFGSYKDEFVNCRFGAPPYLLRHIFNQTTFQPGSGNVLWQIYVVDETLVVFHGHDVLFDIFSAANFHKIFLQTLNSISKSGSKLSTIFKLEKAVLPPFPKSIYDNAKLRLPAKAADLFNLQTQSFFKSLYFNAVKKPLDYINSNPPQQLKEYRTRYADILRTDNNLCGTTIFGRILPKRLESLDCIFKQQNICLKSFVCGITMLCLKPIVKNYTGSITFCVPVDLRSSLEASSEFGMFYKDIRVECPLSLIDDKNFNSLTVYNGYDSSAVKMPEKDPGYKEQLLEYQFKQVTDHVVAALRQRMKAWEKFGFNDDDIKRMKFGSDDTATNTKLIQINDVSDIPVDAHEDISGKFHMRELNMTQSLKPGQLMSLSYTHSEKGLDICIHYPDGYNMESFVECFQSFIEDA; translated from the coding sequence ATGTCGTTCAGATCATTAGGcggatttgaaaagaagattctTTCACAATCTTTAGAAGGCCATCGTAATGGTGTTGTATTTGGTGCGATGTACTCGACCACTCCAGAAGAGTGGTCCGACGATGCTACACTTCTTACCTACAAGGATTCAAGATTGAATCTGTCCTtactttcaagaactttaGCGAAAATGATCTCTGACCATGTAGAGCTCTTTACTACTATCAACGAAAAACTTGAATTTGCTCCAGTGAAGGAGATCAAAGCCGAAGAAGTGATTAATGCGGTAACTTTTGGTAGTTATAAGGAtgaatttgtcaattgCCGTTTCGGCGCGCCTCCATACTTACTTCGTCACATCTTCAACCAGACCACTTTTCAACCTGGTTCCGGCAACGTTCTATGGCAGATTTATGTcgttgatgaaactttggtGGTATTCCATGGGCATGATGTTTTGTTCGATATCTTTTCTGCTGCTAATTTCCACAAAATATTCTTACAGACGCTGAATAGCATCTCCAAGAGTGGCAGTAAATTGTCTACGATATTCAAGCTTGAAAAAGCAGTTCTTCCGCCATTCCCCAAATCAATTTACGACAATGCAAAGCTTCGTTTGCCCGCTAAGGCCGCTGATTTGTTCAATCTACAGACTCAGTCGTTCTTCAAGTCGTTGTACTTTAACGCCGTGAAGAAACCACTTGACTACATCAATTCCAACCCACCCCAGCAGTTGAAAGAGTATAGGACACGTTACGCGGACATTTTGAGAACCGATAACAATTTATGCGGTACTACGATTTTTGGTAGAATCCTCCCCAAGAGATTGGAGTCCTTAGATTGTATCTTCAAGCAGCAGAATATTTGCCTAAAGAGCTTCGTCTGTGGTATCACTATGTTATGTCTAAAACCAATAGTGAAGAACTACACTGGAAGTATCACATTTTGTGTACCAGTTGATTTGAGATCGTCGTTGGAGGCGTCATCGGAATTTGGTATGTTCTATAAGGATATCAGGGTTGAGTGCCCTCTCTCGCTTATCGACGACAAGAATTTCAACTCTCTGACTGTCTATAATGGGTATGATTCAAGCGCCGTCAAGATGCCTGAGAAGGACCCTGGGTACAAGGAACAGCTGTTGGAATATCAGTTTAAGCAAGTCACAGATCATGTTGTTGCTGCGTTAAGACAAAGGATGAAAGCGTGGGAGAAATTTGgtttcaatgatgatgatatcaagagaatgaaatttgGTTCTGACGATACGGCTACCAACACTAAATTAATTCAAATCAACGATGTTTCTGACATCCCTGTCGACGCTCACGAGGATATCTCTGGCAAGTTTCACATGAGAGAGCTAAATATGACCCAGAGTCTAAAGCCTGGTCAGCTCATGTCTCTGTCATACACGCACAGCGAGAAAGGACTTGACATATGTATTCACTATCCGGATGGTTACAATATGGAATCATTCGTAGAGTGTTTCCAGTCGTTTATCGAAGACGCATAG
- the POL5 gene encoding DNA-directed DNA polymerase (similar to Saccharomyces cerevisiae POL5 (YEL055C); ancestral locus Anc_6.7), with protein sequence MTGRVNRDWFYKLASDLQEERVQAAVALIQELSALDLPDGASEWSYVLKRLINGLSSSRNSARLGFSLCLTEVINLALNLEGDRPEELSSIDTFLDLLSSTLSLQPSGQDSKKQIKGKDERGLLFGKMFGLQALLSEPLFEKVFISKEKGISDFALRFMDELCQLAVFKSWLREPCLFTLFQAYERILPLADIETAQVVLRLLDQYQLTLTNEGLAIYLLLLYKSPRDYSSSILQMDFESKSWKSNDPLARGNLPLLSQVLRDSSVATEDESSPKASNWTPRLHFVWDILLPIITQDNSRRESEDRKPKTKKRKKEKATAIQFPEFWQMAVDESMFNEKASTERKFLGLVIFQKALEVTPHKLVGCCFSQNVMRTLINHASDSKRLLFKISLKVLNSIVDICKKRPKEKLVPCLSAILFGPHGSINFDKLTKSKTATNLLAVNGLDETALNELFGLLSSNLIESSLVEQKNQQFILDTMLHAVRSHKSELNKDIIVTSILRPIISLAFFTVKDEHTSNLAKERFYSILSEITHLNNEGPSYQNMALDIIRDEIAAGKELTTKLDDTLEDVKSEALRTLQAISNNEKNPQLRGLEMLISMCLLQLYSGESEAVSVIEELCAFYQDTDENSTSLVGITEILLSLLAQKKAVLRKLSLSAWQQFVSEIGEAELKALLDVLPARENKKGFSQLFEGEDDFEEAEEEFDEDAEKDNEEDNEEESEEDEESEEDDLSSSTGEDSNENQDDVAKIDKEATSALAKALNLPDNIVNDKGEVDLNNWDDGADDVADDGADDEVDGEEDEDEDEDSMDDEKMMELDDQLSQIFKRRKDALSNISTGNQRKNEAKESREDVIAFKQRVIDMLEIYVKFVEKQSLKEENYSKISSCLLLLEPMIKCIQQTTDKSLANRIAKLLRTKVFKLKTSAFCGSCDQDELMEMLRMTHEKIQTLKPGQHQAIYYSVCSTASLFLTKIIIENSDSKDAAVHDIIDLYAETMKQWASNGKFGPNIFIDFSNWLSSRK encoded by the coding sequence ATGACTGGCCGTGTTAACAGGGACTGGTTTTACAAGCTCGCGTCTGATCTCCAGGAAGAACGGGTTCAAGCGGCAGTAGCATTGATCCAAGAGTTATCGGCACTTGACTTACCCGATGGTGCCTCAGAGTGGTCCTACGTGCTtaaaagattgatcaatggGTTGTCTTCGAGCAGAAATAGTGCGCGTTTGGGATTTTCTTTATGTTTGACTGAGGTTATTAATTTGGCACTGAACTTGGAAGGCGATAGGCCCGAAGAATTGTCTTCAATTGATACCTTTCTCGATCTATTATCATCGACTTTGTCATTACAACCCTCTGGACAAGACTCCAAGAAGCAAATCAAGGGTAAGGATGAGAGAGGACTGTTATTTGGTAAAATGTTCGGTCTACAAGCTTTGTTGAGTGAAccactctttgaaaaagtgtTTATTTCGAAAGAAAAGGGAATTTCTGATTTTGCATTGCGTTTTATGGATGAACTTTGTCAGCTTGCCGTTTTTAAATCGTGGTTACGTGAACCTTGTTTATTCACTCTTTTCCAGGCATACGAGAGAATTTTACCACTTGCGGATATAGAGACCGCTCAAGTCGTCCTGCGACTTCTAGATCAATATCAATTAACTTTGACAAATGAGGGACTAGCAATTTATCTTCTGTTACTGTACAAATCGCCTAGAGATTACTCCTCTTCGATCTTGCAGATGGATTTCGAGTCAAAATCATGGAAGTCAAACGACCCGCTGGCGAGAGGCAACCTGCCATTATTATCACAGGTTTTACGTGACTCTTCTGTCGCTACTGAAGACGAATCGTCACCAAAGGCGTCAAATTGGACCCCTAGGCTGCATTTTGTTTGGGACATTCTACTTCCCATAATTACTCAAGACAATTCGAGGAGAGAAAGTGAGGATCGAAAGCcaaaaacaaagaagagaaagaaggaaaaggcAACAGCCATTCAATTCCCAGAGTTTTGGCAAATGGCTGTCGATGAGTCTATGTTCAATGAAAAGGCTTCCACCGAAAGGAAATTTTTGGGTCTCGTCATATTTCAAAAGGCTCTTGAAGTCACTCCTCATAAATTGGTCGGTTGTTGCTTTAGTCAGAATGTTATGAGAACCTTGATAAACCATGCCAGTGACTCAAAACGTCTTCTCTTTAAGATTTCGCTTAAGGTGTTAAATTCGATCGTTGACATTTGTAAAAAGAGACCCAAGGAAAAACTTGTTCCTTGTTTAAGTGCAATTCTCTTTGGTCCCCATGGATCGATCAACTTCGATAAATTGACCAAGTCCAAAACGGCAACTAATTTGTTAGCTGTAAACGGTTTGGATGAAACCGCTCTCAATGAACTATTTGGCCTACTTTCTTCGAACTTAATTGAATCGAGTTTAGTCGAACAAAAGAACCAGCAGTTCATACTAGATACGATGCTGCATGCGGTCCGTAGTCACAAATCCGAGTTGAACAAGGATATCATTGTTACTTCGATTCTTCGTCCGATAATCTCACTCGCATTTTTCACTGTGAAGGATGAACACACCAGCAATCTCGCAAAGGAAAGATTCTACTCAATTCTCTCTGAGATTACACATTTAAACAATGAAGGTCCATCTTACCAAAACATGGCGTTGGATATTATTCGCGATGAGATAGCTGCTGGTAAGGAACTAACAACAAAACTCGATGACACTTTGGAAGACGTCAAAAGCGAAGCTTTACGGACATTGCAGGCTATATCAAATAATGAGAAAAATCCGCAACTTCGTGGTTTGGAGATGCTCATCTCAATGTGCTTATTACAGCTTTATTCAGGAGAAAGTGAAGCAGTCTCCGTAATCGAGGAACTGTGCGCTTTCTATCAGGATACAGACGAAAATTCCACGTCATTGGTTGGGATAACGGAGATCTTACTATCCCTGTTGGCTCAAAAGAAAGCAGTTTTAAGGAAATTAAGTCTGTCTGCTTGGCAGCAATTTGTTAGTGAAATTGGAGAAGCAGAACTGAAGGCTCTACTAGATGTATTACCTGCGAGAGAAAACAAAAAAGGTTTTAGTCAACTATTTGAGGGTGAAGATGACTTCGAGGAGGCCGAAGAGGAATTCGATGAGGATGCAGAAAAAgacaatgaagaagacaatgaagaagaaagcgaagaagacgaagaaagCGAAGAGGACGATTTATCTAGTAGCACAGGGGAAGACTCTAACGAGAATCAAGATGACGTCGCTAAGATCGATAAGGAAGCAACAAGTGCCTTGGCCAAGGCCCTAAACTTGCCTGATAATATTGTCAATGACAAGGGTGAAGTGGACTTGAATAACTGGGATGATGGAGCCGATGATGTGGCCGATGATGGGGCCGATGACGAGGTGGAtggcgaagaagatgaggatgaagacgagGATTCTATGGATGACGAAAAAATGATGGAGTTAGATGATCAGTTATCGCAGATATTCAAACGTAGAAAGGACGCTCTTTCTAACATTTCAACTGgtaatcaaagaaaaaatgaaGCCAAGGAATCCCGTGAAGATGTGATTGCTTTTAAGCAGCGAGTAATTGATATGCTCGAAATCTATGTGAAGTTTGTTGAGAAGCAATctctcaaagaagaaaattaTTCCAAGATCTCTTCATGCTTACTATTGCTTGAACCTATGATCAAATGCATCCAACAGACGACCGATAAATCACTGGCCAATCGAATAGCAAAACTATTAAGGACTAAAGTGTTCAAATTAAAGACATCCGCATTTTGTGGTTCCTGCGACCAAGACGAATTGATGGAGATGTTGAGAATGACTcatgaaaaaattcaaactCTCAAGCCTGGTCAACATCAAGCCATCTACTATTCTGTTTGTTCTACCGCATCTCTATTCCTAACCAAGATCATAATCGAGAATTCGGACAGTAAAGATGCTGCTGTGCATGATATTATCGACCTTTACGCAGAGACCATGAAACAATGGGCCAGCAACGGTAAGTTTGGACCCAACATTTTCATAGATTTTTCCAACTGGTTATCCTCCAGAAAATAG
- the ATP15 gene encoding F1F0 ATP synthase subunit epsilon (similar to Saccharomyces cerevisiae ATP15 (YPL271W); ancestral locus Anc_6.6) has protein sequence MAAWRKAGLTYNTYLSVAARTVRAALKPELQDARVLARSKTDARYVKYEKGSAASDSVPLQE, from the coding sequence ATGGCTGCCTGGAGAAAAGCCGGTTTGACTTACAACACTTATTTGTCTGTTGCTGCCAGAACTGTTCGTGCAGCTTTGAAACCAGAATTGCAAGACGCTAGAGTATTGGCTAGATCAAAGACCGACGCTAGATACGTCAAGTACGAAAAAGGTTCAGCTGCTTCAGACTCTGTTCCATTGCAAGAATGA
- the MDL2 gene encoding ATP-binding cassette permease MDL2 (similar to Saccharomyces cerevisiae MDL2 (YPL270W); ancestral locus Anc_6.5) has translation MGLIIGRTGSLLMGPSPSIARSVILRRFTPLVRRLPIVQPSVRSVISKRCQLSPLSQIQFQTTRPLTRSFTSSVRLLQAKSPKEAEQKSGLKDVVRLLMLAKPDWKLLVIAITLLTVSCGIGMTIPKVIGMILDVLKTGLETNEGKDGPISMADVPPIFMGYSIYEFLGGFAALMVFGIVANYGRIVLLRILSERVVARLRANVIKKTIHQDSEFFDRHKVGDLISRLGSDAYVVSRSMTQKVSDGFKALICGGVGVGMMVSISPQLSGLLLLFTPPVLFSASIFGRKIRDTSTDLQEATGQLTRVSEEQLSGVRTVQSFVAEQKEIHRYSHAIRDIFNVGKRAAYINAQFFTATSSLGDISFLVVLAYGSYLVLQGGLTIGDLTAFMLYTEYTGSSVFGLTSFYSELMQGVGAATRLFELTDRVPSIKPTTGKKFVPGKGEIVFKDVTFSYPTRPGNVIFRDMDIKIPAGSNVCVVGPSGRGKSTIALLLLRFYNPSSGQIFIDGQDISKLNIKSLRRHIGLVQQEPVLMSGTLRDNITYGLTETPSKEEIRMVAKQCFCHNFIVKFPHGYDTVIGPQGALLSGGQKQRIAIARALIKKPTILVLDEATSALDVESEGAINYTFGQLMKSKSVTIVSIAHRLSTIRRSENIIVLGNDGSVVETGKFKELFADPSSELSKLLNEKSSRSENSSSSYSPNASEQPEDEANQKNAPEEAHDDSVEEILKDVTAEGKPIKIS, from the coding sequence ATGGGTCTGATAATAGGTCGTACTGGGTCCCTGCTGATGGGTCCTTCCCCATCGATCGCCAGGTCAGTGATCCTGAGGCGGTTTACACCGCTTGTAAGGCGATTGCCTATTGTGCAACCATCGGTGAGGTCAGTGATCTCTAAGAGGTGTCAATTGAGTCCACTAAGTCAGATACAGTTTCAGACTACTAGACCGTTGACTAGATCGTTCACAAGTAGTGTGAGGTTATTACAGGCTAAGAGTCCGAAGGAAGCAGAACAGAAATCgggtttgaaagatgttGTGAGATTATTAATGCTCGCCAAGCCAGATTGGAAGCTACTAGTGATAGCTATTACGTTGCTGACTGTATCTTGTGGCATCGGGATGACCATTCCGAAAGTCATTGGTATGATACTGGACGTGTTAAAGACAGGATTAGAGACCAACGAAGGGAAAGACGGTCCAATATCAATGGCAGACGTACCACCGATCTTCATGGGTTATTCAATCTATGAATTTTTAGGTGGGTTTGCCGCATTGATGGTTTTCGGGATAGTAGCTAACTATGGGAGAATTGTTTTATTGAGGATTTTAAGTGAGAGAGTGGTGGCTAGATTACGTGCCAATGtcatcaagaagacaatTCACCAGGATTCGGAGTTTTTCGATAGGCACAAGGTCGGTGATCTGATTTCGAGACTCGGTTCAGATGCTTATGTAGTTTCGCGTTCCATGACTCAAAAAGTCTCTGATGGTTTTAAAGCGCTCATATGTGGTGGTGTTGGTGTGGGTATGATGGTCTCCATATCTCCCCAATTATCGGGGCTACTATTACTGTTTACACCACCTGTCCTTTTTAGCGCTTCAATCTTTGGTAGAAAGATTAGAGATACTTCCACGGACTTGCAAGAAGCGACTGGTCAACTTACAAGGGtttctgaagaacaactGAGTGGAGTTAGAACTGTGCAATCGTTTGTTGCTGAGCAAAAAGAGATTCACAGGTATAGCCATGCAATCCGGGACATTTTCAATGTGGGTAAAAGAGCAGCTTACATCAACGCCCAGTTTTTTACAGCAACAAGCTCATTGGGTGATATCAGTTTCTTGGTTGTATTGGCGTACGGTTCGTACCTTGTTTTGCAGGGAGGTCTCACAATTGGTGATCTAACAGCATTCATGTTATATACAGAGTACACCGGAAGCTCTGTGTTTGGATTGACAAGTTTCTACTCGGAATTGATGCAAGGTGTTGGTGCCGCCACGAGGCTCTTTGAATTAACAGACCGAGTGCCATCAATAAAGCCTACTACGGGAAAGAAATTTGTACCGGGCAAAGGTGAGATTGTGTTTAAGGATGTCACATTCAGTTATCCAACTAGACCCGGAAACGTTATTTTTAGAGACATGGACATTAAGATCCCCGCGGGTTCCAATGTCTGTGTTGTTGGTCCCTCGGGGCGTGGTAAATCAACTATTGCCCTTTTATTGCTTCGTTTCTACAATCCATCCAGCGGTCAGATTTTCATTGATGGTCAAGATATCAGTAAACTAAacatcaaatctttgagGCGTCATATTGGTTTGGTTCAACAGGAGCCTGTTCTGATGTCCGGTACGCTACGGGACAATATCACTTACGGTCTTACGGAAACGCCATCGAAGGAGGAAATACGAATGGTTGCAAAGCAATGTTTCTGTCATAATTTCATCGTGAAGTTTCCGCACGGTTATGACACAGTTATAGGACCTCAGGGTGCTTTACTAAGTGGTGGACAAAAGCAAAGAATTGCAATCGCTAGAGCACTGATCAAGAAACCAACCATCTTGGTGCTCGATGAAGCAACGTCTGCTTTGGATGTCGAAAGTGAGGGCGCGATTAACTATACGTTCGGTCAGCTCATGAAGAGTAAATCTGTGACTATCGTCAGCATAGCGCATCGTCTAAGTACGATCAGGAGATCCGAAAATATCATTGTTTTGGGTAACGACGGATCAGTAGTGGAAACTGGTAAATTCAAGGAACTATTTGCCGACCCATCAAGTGAGCTATCCAAGCTACTCAATGAGAAATCCAGTAGGTCCgaaaattcttcatcgtcttaCTCTCCAAACGCCAGTGAGCAGCCTGAAGACGAGgcaaatcaaaaaaatgCTCCTGAAGAAGCACATGATGATTCAGTAGAGGAAATTCTCAAGGACGTAACTGCTGAAGGGAAACCAATAAAGATATCGTGA
- the KAR9 gene encoding Kar9p (similar to Saccharomyces cerevisiae KAR9 (YPL269W); ancestral locus Anc_6.4) — MSDLDDSVHPGQLVSASLLEIERISLALENTTSLTSAGHDQIHDLSKQLKSIEQNLPLVFTLDVPKDRINQQLLLLRDSKSIFPTITRTGKKIESALCHLLDILEQGISTLDGDQDFDTLFDLIENCTQMAVRMEAWTRSRKSILDVSLEFGEILVDHIEALESVIEKNIELCFEIQEERFSSPVRHTPSFTLKQLVGLLSSNSENSEVKVPIFSNMEEALCRKFLTLKRSVPPIEKSLKEILPERIAEFGNRNVSNMEFMSSLLQDRAKNLSTKFRFMVSEIRELKSELIDKRWTTLFRNLNHELSSILEEVQMLQHKIANNDYSYSREIDQKFTKQLQKKTKTITKTFNVIYRALEFSLLEAEVASETNTLAQKWLDIRPVSDKLLSDSRCDEADIQSLTQQLRDLKVKSSTPSADGPGPQRNNFGALLMKKMNIKPVIIKGTPQSAVKVNPFYEKSPTKERNMPTEGLILKTAPLLPYSSQHSSAEDIFEAFETSSSPTSRSMESLESEKFQHYASRGSRIPTLPNTTLSLATIVTPRSKLTQLWTPYPTEGQFLHQPTPRAVLLSSGMM; from the coding sequence ATGTCTGATCTGGATGACTCGGTGCATCCTGGGCAGCTGGTCAGTGCTAGCCTTTTAGAGATTGAAAGGATATCGCTTGCATTGGAGAATACCACATCGCTGACGAGCGCAGGTCATGATCAAATACATGATCTATCgaagcaattgaaaagtATTGAACAGAATTTACCCCTGGTTTTCACTCTGGATGTCCCAAAAGATCGAATCAATCAACAGCTACTACTATTACGAGATTCAAAGAGCATATTCCCTACCATTACGAGAACAGGTAAAAAGATTGAATCAGCATTATGTCATCTGCTGGATATACTAGAGCAAGGAATAAGCACTTTGGATGGTGATCAAGATTTCGATACGTTGTTTGACCTAATAGAAAATTGTACCCAAATGGCAGTTAGGATGGAAGCTTGGACACGCTCTAGAAAGAGTATCCTCGACGTATCTCTGGAGTTTGGCGAAATTTTAGTGGACCATATAGAAGCCTTGGAGAGtgtcattgaaaaaaatataGAATTGTGCTTTGAGATTCAGGAAGAACGGTTCTCTTCACCGGTACGACATACCCCATCTTTCACTTTAAAGCAACTAGTGGGCCTCTTGTCGTCAAATAGCGAAAATTCTGAGGTCAAGGTACCTATATTTTCTAATATGGAGGAAGCTCTGTGCAGGAAGTTTTTGACTCTTAAACGTAGTGTACCACCTATTGAGAAAAGTCTCAAGGAAATTCTACCAGAGAGAATTGCTGAATTCGGCAATCGCAATGTATCGAATATGGAGTTCATGAGCTCTCTTCTACAAGATCGAGCTAAAAATTTGTCGACCAAGTTCAGATTTATGGTTAGCGAAATCAGAGAGTTGAAAAGCGAATTGATAGACAAGAGATGGACGACATTATTCAGGAACCTAAATCACGAACTTTCTTCGATTTTGGAGGAGGTTCAAATGCTCCAGCATAAAATTGCAAACAATGATTACAGTTATAGTCGTGAAATCGATCAGAAATTTACGAAACAGttacaaaaaaaaaccaAGACGATAACCAAGACCTTCAATGTCATATACAGAGCTCTAGAGTTTTCATTGCTAGAAGCTGAAGTCGCATCCGAGACGAACACTTTGGCTCAAAAGTGGCTTGATATCAGGCCCGTGAGCGATAAGCTTTTATCTGATTCCCGATGCGACGAGGCTGATATCCAATCACTAACGCAACAACTCAGAGACCTTAAAGTGAAGAGCTCTACTCCTTCGGCTGATGGCCCTGGACCACAGAGAAACAATTTTGGAGCTCTTCtcatgaaaaaaatgaatatCAAACCTGTGATAATAAAGGGTACTCCACAATCTGCGGTTAAAGTTAATCCCTTCTATGAGAAATCACCTACCAAGGAGCGAAATATGCCAACTGAGGGTCTCATTCTAAAGACTGCACCTCTCCTACCGTATTCAAGCCAGCACAGCAGTGCGGAAGacatttttgaagcttttgagACTTCTTCAAGCCCAACTTCGAGATCCATGGAATCCTTAGAATCagaaaaatttcagcatTACGCAAGCCGAGGGAGCCGCATACCAACCCTACCAAATACTACTCTTTCCCTCGCTACAATTGTAACTCCACGCTCTAAACTAACACAGCTTTGGACACCTTATCCAACCGAAggtcaatttcttcaccagcCAACACCCAGGGCAGTCTTATTATCATCTGGAATGATGTGA